The Candidatus Bathyarchaeia archaeon genome includes the window CCCCCATCATCAAATTCTTTTTCCATCCATGTTGGATAACTGCCTTAAGCTCCTCGATGCCATTAAAAGATTTGCTTAAATAATTTGGTGGGCCGGGGGAGATTCGAACTCCCGACCTTCCGCGTGTAAGGCGGACGTTCTGGCCGGCTGAACTACCGGCCCCGGCCGTTAATAATGGGGTATTTATGCTTAAAAAGGAGGGGATGGGGCTCGATCCGAGCCCTCCGGCTAGATCCAGGCCCGCTCGACGAACTCCCTGTTCTTTACCTCGACCTTCACCTTCTTGAGCTCGTTGACGATCCTCGCCCCGTAATCGGCGAACCTCTCGAAGAGCTTCTCGCCCTTCTCCTTCGATGCCTTGAAAGGATCGCCTACGGTCCCATCGTCCGAATATTCATGGTGCTCGAGGGGCATCCATATGTAGCCGTCGTAGCCGCCGAAGGTGATCGTCGGTGCGCCATCGTGCTTATGGAACGCCTCCGGCAGCCACCTGGGGCCGTGGACGCTGGGCTTCTTCGCCCTCTCCATTCGCACGACCCCATCCTTATAGGCCATGTCCTGCGATGCCTCTATCTCCCCTGCGTGCCAGCCCGGATTCCCCTCGAGCGTTTCGCATAGGTCCTTGACCAAGGCCACGTTGCGCTCCGCATAGGCCATGTACCAGACGACCAAGGCGCCCGTTTCATACCTTATGGCCCTCAGGACGTCGTCGACGACCTTTATCAGCGAGCCATGGCCGGCGACGAAGACTATCTTGTTGAAGCCGTGGTGGATAAGGCTCCGGGCAACGTCGTATATGAGGCGCCGATAGGTTTCGCTCCTGAGCGTTATCGTTCCTGCGCCTTGGCCCGGGGGCCTCATGTGGTGCGGGGAATAGCCCATCCATATTAGGGGCGTATGGGGGACGTCGGCCTTCCTCGCGATTCTCTTCGTGATCTCCCAAGCCGATATGCTATCGGTGCCAAGGGGGCAATGGGGTCCGTGCTGCTCCAAACTCCCAACGGGCACGAGGATTAAATCCGTCTTCTTGAGCCATTCTTGGACATCCGGGACGCACATATCGAAAAGGTCGTATATCTTATCCGCCATTCGGGATCACGCTCCTAGGGGCTCGATGCCCCTTATTTATGGGTTTCCATGGCCCCGGGGAAAGTTTATTTATAATCCCCGATCAATGCGGGGGCGAACCGGCCATCGCCACAGGTGGGCATTGGAGAGGATTCGAAGCCGATGTACAAATACATATCCGAGGCTTGGAAAAGGCCCAAGGAGGGCTACCTCGGGGAGGCTCTGCGCCAGATGGCGATAAAATGGAGGAGGGGGCCCTCCATAGTCAGGGTCCGGAGGCCCTCGAGGCTCGATAGGGCTAGACAGCTCGGGTATAAGGCGAAGCAGGGCTTTGTGGTCGTCAGGGTCAGGGTCAGGAAGGGCGGGGCTAGGAAAGCGAGGCCAAGGTCCGGGCGGAGGCCGAAGGCCATGGGTGTAACCAAATACACAAGGGCGGTGAGCCTCAAGGAAATAGCCGAGGGGAGGGCCGCGAGGAAATACCCGAACCTGAGGATCCTCAACTCCTATTGGCTTTGGGAGGATGGCCAGCACGCTTGGTTCGAGGTCATAATGGTCGATGAGCATCATCCGGCGGCCGCGCCCCCTCGATGAGGGACCTCAACCCCAGCCGAGATCCTTTTCGAGCGGCCCTGTAATAATAAAGCTCGGGGGATCCGTAATAACGGATAAATCGGCTAGAAATACCCCCAAGCTTGGGAAGATCTCGGAGATAGCCGATGCCATATCCTCCTTGGGCGGTAAGCTCGTATTGATCCATGGGGCCGGATCCTTCGCGCATCCGATAGTCCTCGAGCACCGCCTCCAAGAGGGCATCTCCTCTAGGGATCAGCTCAAGGGCTTCGTGGAAGCGAAGCATTCGCTTCTCGAGCTCCAGCGGATCCTGATAAGGGCATTCCAAGACCATGGCGTCCCCGTCGCCCCGATAATGCCCTCGAGCTGCATCGTGGCGAGTAATGGAAGGATAAGCTCTTTCAACTTGGCCCCGATCAGGAGGTTCATCGAGCTCGGCCTGATACCACTCCTCCACGGGGATCTGGTTCCGGATAGGAGGAGGGGGCTCTCGGTGATCTCGGGCGATAGGCTGGCGCTATACTTGGCCGAGAGGATGGGGGCGAGGATGGTGATATTCGGATGCGATGTCGATGGCCTCTTCGATGCGGATCCCAGGATCGATCCGAACGCGAGGCTCATCCCATTGGTGACGCCCCCCAATTATCGCGAGGCCCTCAGGGCGGCCGGGGGCTCCGGGGGCTTGGATGTAACCGGGGGCATGCGGAGAAAGGTCTTGGAGAGCATTAGGCTGGCGAGGAAGGGGATAGAGGTCGTGATCATGAACCTGAATAGGCCATGGGATTTGGGCAAGGCCATACGGGGGGAGCCGCTCCTTTGCACGCGTTTCCCCCCGGCTAAAGGAGCTTGAGCCTCCCCACCAGCGCATCCAAATCGGGCTCCGGCGCGGGCCCGATGCCGGCGCAGGTCGCGGTTCCGGGCGGCAATTGCGTTAGGCCCATATCCCTCACCAAGGCCGCCGGCAAACCTCTCCTCTTGGATTCCTCATATATCCCTAGTAGCTCCCCCTCCCCATCCACCCTCAGGACGACCTTCTTCTGCCCCTCCCTCATCCATTCGCCCCACCAGCTCGGGAACCTTGCCCTAGCTTCCTCGGCCGCTGCCACGGCCGCGTGGGCCACTTGAGCCGCCAATTTCCCCTTCCCCATCCTCAAATCCCTCCGGACCACTATGGCCTGCTTGAAGCTTTGAGCCATCGCGACCGCCTGATTTATTACCGCGGGGAATTATTGAAAGGAGGATTTATTTCTGTGCCCTTTAGGAGGCGATGGAGCCGGATGCTCGCGGAGCCGAGATCATTGGAGGTGAGCGCGATAGTCCACGCCACCGAGGACGAGGAGAAGGTCATCAGGGCCCTCATGAACGCGCTGCCGGAGGCCGTGGCGCGGAGGCTATCGATCAAGAAGGGCCGCTATAGGGGCCATCACGGCAACCCGATAACGTTCCTGAGGGCCAATCTCAAGGGGCCGCACTCCAAGGAGGCGCTGAAGTACGTGCTCGCCAACCTCCCCGACGAGGATAGGGGGGCCCTATACTCGGGGCTGGGGGGATACGTTGACGAAAGCGGGAACCTTTATATCAGATTGGATAAGCAGCGCGCCTATTTAAAGGAATTGAGGCTTTCTCAAGCCGATCCGATAAGGTTGAAGTGGGGATTCCGCTTGGACCCGAAGGCGGGGATCGAGGAGGGGATAAGGGAAGCGTGTATGAGGATGGTCCCTTGATGCGTAGATTCGCCGATCTTCACCTCATCAACCCGGGCCAAGGGCTTTCTAGGATGGCCGAGAGGGCGGCGCTATTGGGATATGACCTCATAGGCTTGACCTTAAAGGGGAGGCCCGAGGATCCCGGGTCCTTGAAGAGGGAGTTCTTGGAGCGAGGGGTCGATGTCGCCCTCAGGATAGACCTATCGCCCAGGTCTAGGCAGGAGCTCCTCTCGCTTTTGGGCAGGTACAGGCCCATTTTCGAGGTCGTATCGGTGAATTGCGCCAATAAAGCGATCTGCGACGCGGCCTCGAGGGATGGGAGGGTGGATTTGATATTCTTCGGCGAAGGTCCGATTGGGCCGAGGGTTAGATTGCCCAAGGAGGCGAGCTCGGCGCTCGAGGTCAACATCCGCGATCTAATAGCGGCCGATGGGGCTCGGGATATTGGGCGAGCCTTGAGGAAGGTCAGGAGGGATTTGGAGGTGGCCTTCGAGAACGGGATGGAGGTGGTGGCCTCGAGCGGCGCCGAGGATCCGGATATGATGAGGGGCCCGAGGGAGATCGCCTCCCTCCTAAAATTCCTCGGAATGGGTTCCGAGGAGGCTTTGGCATCGGTTTCTGAAACCCCTATCTCCTTGGTCCGATCGAATAGGATGAAGCTCCGAGGCGAGGTCGTTTGCGATGGCGTGAGGGTCCTTGGGGGGAGTGGGGGGGATGGGTAAGTGGAGATATCTCCTCTTGGAGGCGCTGTCGGAGGAGGACGTGGATGGCGCGGAGATCTTCGATGCCCTTAGGAGATCCCTGAAGGAGCTTTTTGGCCACATGGGCCTGATGGAGGCGAATCCAAAGCTGTTATACAGCCTTGGGAGATATTCCGTGATCAGGTGCCCCAGGGGGGAGGTTGATAGGATAAGGGCATCGCTGATCCTCATCTCGGATGCCCTCGGGAGATCGATCCCGGTGCGCGTCAAGAAGGCCTCTGGGACCCTAAGGGCCCTCAGGGCTGAAATCCCGAGCGGCCAAGCGGTGGGGATCCACCCGGGTAGGCCCAACGCCGCCTAGGGGGGAGCCCGCGCCGGAGGTGTTCCGGGCCCTGCCACCGGCCCCGCCGAGCAAAAAGGCCGTAAAACCTTTTTATCCCACCTAGGCGGAATGGTATCGAAACGTTTCGACGAGACGGTGCATGCGGATCATGTCTATGTTCGCCATGCCGGGAGCATATGATCGGGCAATAACCGTGTTCTCCCCGGATGGGAGGCTCTTTCAAGTAGAATACGCATCGGAGACGGTAAAGAGGGGGGCGACCGTGCTCGGCATCGCATGCGACAGCGGGGTCGTATTGGCGGCGGAGGAGAGGATAACCTCTAAGCTGCAGGATACCTCGTTCATGTGGAAGATATTCCAAATAGACGAGCACGTCGGGGCGGCCGTGGCGGGCCTGAGCTGCGATGCCCATATACTCATCGATCAAGCGAGGCTATATGCGCAAAGCCATAGGCTATTATACGACGAGCCGATAGAGGTCGAGATACTCACGAAGAGGATCGGAGAGATAGAGCAGCTATATACCCAGCATGCGGGCGTTAGGCCCTTCGGGATATCGATCCTCTTCGGCGGCGTGGATAGGAGGGGGAGCCGCCTCTTCTGGACCGATCCGAGCGGCGCGTATCTTGCCTATAAGGCTTGGTCCATAGGCTCCGGGGGGGAGGCCGTGAACGAGCTCCTAGAGGCTGAGTATAGGAAGGATCTAACGCTGGATCAGGCGATACTATTGGCCATAAAGTGCATAGACAAGGTTTTGGATGGGAACATAGATGCCCAGAAGATCAGGATGGCCATCATACCCTCTACTACTAAGAAGTTCAATAGGCTGAGCCATGAGGAGATAAGCGAATACATAAACAAATACAAAAGAGCGGCGGGCAGATGAGCGGCAAATTCACGACCGCGAGGATCTCCATCGGCGGGGAGAGGTTCGAGATCCTCGTGAAGCCGGAGCCCGCCTTGGATTATAAAATGAAGAAGCAGATCCCCATCTCGAAGGTATTGGCGATAGAGGAGATATACACCGATGCCAGCAAGGGGACGAAGGCCTCTTCCGAGAAACTGAGCAAGCATTTCGGGACAACGGACGTCCTCGAGATCTCCAAGAGAATATTGGAGGAGGGCGAGCTCCAGATAACCACGGAGCAAAGGAGGCGTTTGATTGAGGAGAAGAGGAGGCAGATAATCGCGTTCATATCCAAAAACTGCATGGATCCTAGGACCTCGGCGCCCCACCCCCCGCTCAGGATAGAACAGGCCTTGGAGCAGATCAAGGCGGCAATTCATCCCTTCAAGGACGCGGAGGAGCAGGCCAAGGAGATAATAGAGAAATTGAGGGCCATCATGCCCATAAAGATGGAGGTACTCAAGGTCGCGATCAAGCTTCCGCCGGCTGATGCGCCGAAGGCATACGGCGCGGTGAAGGGCTATGGGAACGTGGTGAAGGAGGAGTGGCAGGCGGATGGATCTTGGGTTGGGATCGTTGAGGTGCCCGCGGGTTTATACGGCCCCATGCTGGAGAAGCTGGGGAGCCTTACCCAAGGGGGGGTACAGGCGAAGGTGATCAAATGAGCGGGGGCTTGAAGGGTGGCGCCGCTTTTAGTCGGTAGGAGGGAGATCGTGGTCCCCGGGGACCTTTTGGCCGAGGGCGACCTGAGGCCCGGGGACAACGTCCTGAGGGAGGGCAATAGGATATACGCCACTAAGGTGGGGCTCGTGGATTTGGAGGGCGAGAGGGTATCGGTGGTCCCCCTGAAGGGTTGCTATTTTCCGAGGCCCGGGGATTTGGTGATAGGCCGCATAGTCGAGGCCGGTTTGACCGGATGGGAGGTCGACATACTCGCCCCCTACCCGGCCCTATTGCCGATGTCCGAGACATATGCCAAGGGCCAAGCCTCCAAGATTGACCTCTCGACCATATTCTCCACCGGGGACTTGGTGACGGCCAAGGTCCTAGCCTTCGATAGGACCAGGGATCCCCTCCTCACGGCCAAGGGGCCGGGATTGGGGAAGGCCTTCGGGAACCGGGTGGTTAGGATATCGCCCATGAAGATCCCGCGCTTAATAGGGAGGAAGGGCTCCATGATAACGATGCTGAAGAGGGAAACGGGTTGCCGGATAATCGTTGGCCAGAACGGCGTGGTGCTGATATCAGGGAGGGACGATAGGGCGGAGAGGGCGGCCGTGGAGGCGATATATAAGATAGAGAGGGAGGCGCATACCCAAGGGCTGACGGATGAGATCAAGGAGATGTTGAGGAAGGAGCTGGGGAGGTGATGCCCGATGCCAATGCCCCAAATCTCGCCTGAAGACCTATTGCGCAACGGGATAAGGGTTGATGGGAGGAGATGGAACGAGCTCAGGCCGATAAAGATGGAGGTCGGGGTCTTGGATAAGGCCGATGGCTCGGCCTATATAGAGCATGGGAAGAACAAGATCCTTGTCGCAGTCTATGGCCCAAGGGAGGCGCATCCTAAGCATATTGCCCTCCCCGATAGGGCCACCATAAAATGCAGGTACCACATGGCCCCGTTCTCCGTTGAGGAGAGGAAATCGCCCGCCCCATCTAGGAGGGAGATCGAGATATCGAAGGTCATAAGGGAGGCCTTGGAACCCGCGATCCTATCCGAGTATTACCCCAGGACCAGCATAGATATATTCATAGAGGTCCTTCAATCCGATGGGGGGTCCAGATGCGCCGGGATAAACGGCGCATCGCTGGCGCTCGCGGATGCCGGGATCCCGATGAGGGATCTTGTGGCGGCTTGCGCTGTGGGCAAGATAGCCGGCCAATTGGCTTTGGATCTCTCTGACATCGAGGACAAGCTCGGTGAGGCCGATATGCCCGTTGCCTACATGCCCACCTACAACTCCGTTACCCTGCTTCAAATGGATGGCTCTTTCACGCACGACGAGTTTGCGGCCGGGCTCGAGCTGGCCGTGGAGAATTGTAAGAAGATATATCAGATGCAGAGGGAGGCCCTCAGGAGGCAATACTTGGAGGTAGGGAAGGAGGAGGGCACCGGCGCTGGGAGGTGATCTGAAATGTCCGCGACTCCGCAGATACCGCCGATATCCCAGATAGAGGGGAAGACGATAATCGATCTGGTGGCCAATGGCAGGAGGTTGGATGGGAGGGGCTTGTTGGATCATAGGGGGTTCGATATAAGGGCCGGGATCATAGAGAAGGCCAATGGCTCGGCCCACGTCAGCCTTGGGAAGACGAAGGTCATGGTGGGCGTCAAGGTCGAGGTTGGGGAGCCGTTCCCCGATGTCCCGGATCAGGGCGTCCTAACCGTCAACGCGGAGCTGGTCCCGATGGCTTACCCCCTCTTCGAGCCGGGGCCCCCCGATGAGAACTCCATAGAGCTGGCTAGGGTGGTCGATAGGGGGATAAGGGAGTCGAAGATGGTGGACCTGAAGAAGCTCTGCATAATCCCGAACGAGAAGGCCTTCGTCGTCTTCGTCGATATATACGTCCTAGATCACGATGGGAACCTGATCGACGCCTCGGCCGCGGCCGCCGCTGCGGCATTGCTGAGCGCGAGGATAAATAAGTTCGAGGTGAAGAATGGCGAGGTCTCCCTCCTTCCGGAGACGATGCCCCTCCCGATATCGAACATACCCGTCACGATGACGTTCGCGAAGATCGGCGGCACCATAGTCTTGGACCCATCCTTGGAGGAGGAGCAGGTGATGTCCTCGAGGTTGACGGTGACCGTTGATAAGGATGGCAACCTCTGCGCCCTTCAAAAGGGGGGCATGGGCCATATGGCGATTCAGGACGTGAAGGAATGCGTTAGGTTGGCCATCGAGAGGGCCCCGCAGCTCAGGGAGTCCATATTGGGGGCGATAGGGTATGGGAAGGACTAAGAAGGTCGGCCCCTCCGGGAGCCTCGGGCCCAAATACGGGACCTCGGTGAGGAAGAGGTACGCCGCGATACTCAAGGAGGTCAGGGAGAGGAGGGCTTGCCCGATATGCGCCCATGCGAAGGTGAAGAGGCTCAGCGTTGGGATATGGACTTGTAGGAAATGCGGCCATACCTTCGCCGGGGGCGCATATTCCCCGATAACGAAGATCGGGAGCATAGCTAGGAGGGCAGCGCAGGCATCCTCCTCCCGCGAGGAGATCATGAGCGAACTCATAGGGCCGATCAGATCCGTGAGCGAATTGATCGCGGACCTCGGATCCCAGAAGAGGGAGGCCAAGGCATAGGGTCGGATCCGAACGGCGGCTTTTGAGGGCCAACCGTGCTTCTAATATCGACGAGCAGGAGGCCAACGAGGCGAATCCTTAGCTTCGCCAAGGACCTGAGAAATTCCATCCCGAACTCCATCAAGCTCCAAAGGGGGAAGAGGGGCCTCAAGGATTTGTTGAATGCCGCCTTGGAGGCCGGCTGCGATCGCGTATTGCTCATAACTAGGTGGAAGGGGTCCCCGGGGAAGCTGGAGATGATGGAGATAAATGGTGGCGGGTTCAGGACCATCCCGCCCCTGATCTATATAAAGGGCATAAAGCTCAGGAGGGAGTTCGGCATCGAGGGCCGGTTCATCGCCTCTTCGATCACATTGGGCCGGGTTGAGCGGGAGGGCCTTGAGCTGGCGAGATCCCTTTCCAGATTCCTGCGCATGCCCCTCTTGGAGGATCCAAGGGATGCGAGGGGGGAGGGGACGTCGATCCATATCTCCGAGGATCGGGCCGGCGCGCTCAGGGTCTCGGTCACGAGCCCCCGGGGGGCGAGGGAGGTCGGGCCCGCCTTCACGATAAGGCACCTCATATGGGAGCTCGAAAGCCATGGGGAGGGCCCCGAGGAACCTCGCGAGGATAATCCTCAGGCTCGGATCTAGGCGGATGGCGAACGCCTTGTTCCGAGCCCTCGAGCCGGAGGCCAAGTCGGCGCCTACGGGAAGATCCGGGGTCGGGATCTCGAGGAAGGGGAACGTCGTGGAAATATCGATCCTCTCGAGGGATCTCAGCTCCTTGAGGGCCGCCGTCAATACTTATCTCAGGCTGGCCTCGGCCTGCCAAGGGACCCTCGAGGCTTTGGAGGGGTTGGGGGAGGAGCCCAAGTCATCTCGTGGTTCGCGGGCCTAAGCCAACCTTTCGCATGGGAGGAGCCCGACCATAACTTAAATAGAATCCGCCCAACCCCCCATACGGGTTGATAAGGTGTTGGCGGGTTGAGCCAAGAACGCGAGATCCCTCCCCAACTCAGGGAGCAATTGATCAGGTTCCAACAGCTTCAACAAACACTTCAAGCGATAGTATCCCAAAGGCAGCAACTCGAGCTGGAGTCCATGGAGGTGGATAGGGCGATCTCGGAGCTGGAGAAGGTGGGCGATGACGCGCCAGTATATAAGAACGTTGGCGCGATACTCATGAGGGCCGATAAGGGGGGCCTCCTCAACGAGCTCAAGGAGCGGAAGGAACTCATATCCACTAGGATAACCGTATTGAGCAAGCAGGAGGCTAGGACTAGGGAGAGGTTGAAGGAGCTTCAGGATAAGCTCCAGGAGAGGTTGAAGCCGCAAGCCTGAGACGGGCCGGAGAGGCCCGGGATCCCCCGAGCGGATGGCATTGCCGAGCCTCCAGAAGCTTAGGAGGGCCCTGAGGGCCCATAGGCGCTTCCTGATATTATGCCATCCCAACGCCGACCCCGATGCCGTTTGCTCGGCGATCGTGTTGAGAAACCTCATAAGGCGGATGAGGAGGGGAGCCGAGGTGGAGATGGCCGCCCCAGAGGGCATAAGCTCCATCTCGAAGGGGATCGCCTCCAAATTCGGGCAGGAATTCTCGGAGGAGCCGAACCTCTCCGAGGCCGAATCCTTCTTCGCGCTCGATTTGAGCAACATATCGCAGCTCGGGGCTTGGGGGGATGAGATCTTGGGCTCCGGGAAGCCCTTAATCCTTATGGATCATCACGCCCCGGATGGCCGGACAAAGGATGGCGCGTATTTGGCTATAGTGGATGAATCGGCCTCCTCTACCTGCGAGATCCTATATAGGGTCATGAGGAGATTGAGGGCGAAGCCCTCGAGGAGGGATCTGGAACTGCTCTTCGTGGGGATCGCCCATGAGACGAAGGCCTTCTCAATAGCCACTAGGGAGGCGTTCCTCATCGCCAGCGAGGCTATCAAGGCCGGCTCCAAGCCCCCAGAGCTCTTCTCTTTGATAAGGCCTCAGATGGATAGATCCGAGCGCATAGCTAGGCTGAAGGGATCCCAGAGGATGGAGGTGAGGACCCATGGGGATTGGATCATCGCCCTATCCCATGTCGATTCCTTCCAAGCCTCGGTCGCTAGGGCCCTCATCAACTTGGGCGCCGACTTGGCTATCGTTGGAGGAGGGAAGGGGGAAGCGAAGGTGAGCCTCCGATCCACCGATGCCTTCTCCAATGGGACCGGGATCCACTTGGGGAGGGACGTAGCCCAGCCCATCGGGAGGGCCTTCAATGGGACCGGCGGCGGCCATAGCACGGCCGCGGGGATAAGCGGCCGAGGACAACCGGCGGAGCTGGTGAATGCATGCTATGAGGCCATCTCCGCCCTGCTCAAGCGATCCGAGGGGGGAAGATGGGAGGCCCCGGAGGATAAGGGCTCCCAGTGATTGGGCATAATCGATCCTCGGGGGCGAATCCCAATGCCGCAAATAAAGGCCAAGGATTTCTCGTTCACCTATTCCAGCTCCGGGAGACCCTCCATAAGGGATCTGGACTTGGAGATCGAAAAGGGCGAGTTCATACTCCTGACCGGTCCGAGCGGCTGCGGCAAGACGACCCTTTGCAGATGCCTCAACGGCCTCATCCCAAACTTCTACGCGGGCCATTGGGAGGGCGAGTTCCGTGTATGCGGCATCGATATCACGAAGGCCAAAACTTATGAATTAGCCAAGCTCGTGGGCCACGTCTTCCAGAACCCCGAGAACCAGCTCTTCTCCCTTTCAGTCGAGAGGGAGATCGCGCTCGGTCCGGAGAACTTGGGCCTCCCGAGGGATGAGATACGCCAAAGGGTGGAATGGGCCATGGAGCTCGTGGGGATATCGGATTTGAGATATCTAGCGCCATACGAGCTCTCTGGGGGGCAACAACAAAAGGTCGCAATAGCCTCTGTGCTCGCCATGAGGCCCGAGATCTTGGTCCTCGATGAGCCCACATCCTTCCTAGACCCCAAGTCCGCCAAGGCGATATTGGAGACCATAGCGCGATTGAATGAGGAGCTCGATATGACGGTGATATTGGTCGAGCATAGGTTGGACCTAGCGGCGAGGCTAGTGGATAGGGTCCTCGTCATGAGCGAGGGAAGGCTGGCCCTCGACGGGAAACCAAAGGAGATATTCGGGAAGGCTGCGCACCTGATGGGCGTGGGGCTGCCGAAGGTAACGCTCCTTTTCCAGATGTTGCGCGAGGATGGGCTGGAGGTGGAGATACCAACGACGGTCGAAGAGGCCTCCGCGATCCTGAGGGGGTTGCTCGATTGATAGAGGTCGAGGAGCTCATCTTCAGGTATCCGAACGGGTTCGAGGCGCTAAGGGGCGTGGATTTGAGGATAGGGGATGGGGAGTTCGTGGCCATAATGGGGGAGAACGGTGCAGGGAAGACGACCTTGGTCAAGCACTTCAATGGGCTCCTTAAGCCAACGAGGGGCCGGGTCCTGATCGATGGGCTCGATACCAAGGATGCCAGCGTCGCGGAGCTCTCCAGATCCGTTGGATTGGTCTTCCAGAACCCCGATCGCCAGCTCTTCAGCGAAACCGTCAGGGATGAGGTGGCCTTCGCTCTGAGGAACTTCGGGTTCAGCGAGGAGATAATAGAGAAAAGGGTCGAAAGGATCCTAAGGTTGCTGGACCTGAGCGAGTACGCCGATACCTCCCCATTCCTCCTCAGCGGAGGGGAGAGGAAAAGGGTCGCCCTCGCTTCGGTCTTGGTATGGGATCCGAAGCACGTCGTCTTGGATGAACCGACCATAGGCCAAGACTACCTCCAGAAGGAGCGCCTAAGGAACCTGATAATGCAGATCAACAATCAAGGCAAGACGGTCGTGATAGTTACCCACGACGTGGAGTTCGTGGCCGAGGCCAAGCCTAGGGTGGTCCTGATGTCCAAGGGCTCAATAATGGGGGATGGGAGGGCGGAGGAGATATTATCGGATCGGGAGCTGGTCGATAGGGCATCCTTGATAAGGCCCCAGATCTCGGAACTCGTCGATTCGCTATCGGATAGGGGGCTCCCGAGGGGCCTCATCGATGCCTATTCGGCCAGATCGGCCATATTGAAGCTCCTGGGGGGTAGGGGAGGATGTCGCTGAGCCTCCTCGAGGGCTTGAAGTTCGCTAGGATGGATACCCCGCTCCATAGGGCCGACCCGAGGGCCAAATTCCTCATGGCCCTTTCGATCTTCGCCTCCTCCCTCCTCTTCACGAACCCCCTCGCGCTTTTAGCGCTCCTCGCGCTCCAGATCCCGCTCATCCTGATCGGGAGGATAACCCGCAGGTGGTCGAAATCCCTAAGGGGCGGCGCATTCTTGGCGATCCTGATCTTCTTGATGAATTTCCTAACGGGCCAAGGGGCCTCGTTCTCGATCGCCATGAGCATTAGGTTCCTTTGCCTCTTATCCTCCTTCTCAATCTTCTTCCTAACGACCTCGCCCGATGAC containing:
- a CDS encoding KEOPS complex subunit Pcc1 codes for the protein MFRALEPEAKSAPTGRSGVGISRKGNVVEISILSRDLSSLRAAVNTYLRLASACQGTLEALEGLGEEPKSSRGSRA
- a CDS encoding prefoldin subunit beta, whose product is MSQEREIPPQLREQLIRFQQLQQTLQAIVSQRQQLELESMEVDRAISELEKVGDDAPVYKNVGAILMRADKGGLLNELKERKELISTRITVLSKQEARTRERLKELQDKLQERLKPQA
- a CDS encoding DHH family phosphoesterase, with protein sequence MPSLQKLRRALRAHRRFLILCHPNADPDAVCSAIVLRNLIRRMRRGAEVEMAAPEGISSISKGIASKFGQEFSEEPNLSEAESFFALDLSNISQLGAWGDEILGSGKPLILMDHHAPDGRTKDGAYLAIVDESASSTCEILYRVMRRLRAKPSRRDLELLFVGIAHETKAFSIATREAFLIASEAIKAGSKPPELFSLIRPQMDRSERIARLKGSQRMEVRTHGDWIIALSHVDSFQASVARALINLGADLAIVGGGKGEAKVSLRSTDAFSNGTGIHLGRDVAQPIGRAFNGTGGGHSTAAGISGRGQPAELVNACYEAISALLKRSEGGRWEAPEDKGSQ
- a CDS encoding ATP-binding cassette domain-containing protein is translated as MPQIKAKDFSFTYSSSGRPSIRDLDLEIEKGEFILLTGPSGCGKTTLCRCLNGLIPNFYAGHWEGEFRVCGIDITKAKTYELAKLVGHVFQNPENQLFSLSVEREIALGPENLGLPRDEIRQRVEWAMELVGISDLRYLAPYELSGGQQQKVAIASVLAMRPEILVLDEPTSFLDPKSAKAILETIARLNEELDMTVILVEHRLDLAARLVDRVLVMSEGRLALDGKPKEIFGKAAHLMGVGLPKVTLLFQMLREDGLEVEIPTTVEEASAILRGLLD
- a CDS encoding ABC transporter ATP-binding protein, producing MIEVEELIFRYPNGFEALRGVDLRIGDGEFVAIMGENGAGKTTLVKHFNGLLKPTRGRVLIDGLDTKDASVAELSRSVGLVFQNPDRQLFSETVRDEVAFALRNFGFSEEIIEKRVERILRLLDLSEYADTSPFLLSGGERKRVALASVLVWDPKHVVLDEPTIGQDYLQKERLRNLIMQINNQGKTVVIVTHDVEFVAEAKPRVVLMSKGSIMGDGRAEEILSDRELVDRASLIRPQISELVDSLSDRGLPRGLIDAYSARSAILKLLGGRGGCR